The following coding sequences are from one Pristiophorus japonicus isolate sPriJap1 unplaced genomic scaffold, sPriJap1.hap1 HAP1_SCAFFOLD_278, whole genome shotgun sequence window:
- the LOC139247642 gene encoding zinc finger protein 664-like, which produces MDSHKDTCTTEKPWKCDVCGKVFRSPSELEMHRRCHTGERPFTCSECGKGFTASSNLLTHRRVHTGERPFTCSECGKGFTASFNLLKHQRVHTGERPFTCSQCGKRFTEQSNLLKHQRVHTGERPFTCSECGKGFTQSSTLLTHQRVHTGERPFTCSECGKRFTRSSHLLTHQRVHK; this is translated from the coding sequence ATGGATAGTCACAAGGATacctgcaccacggagaaaccgtggaaatgtgatgtctgtgggaaggtattcagatcaccatctgagctggaaatgcATCGAcgctgtcacactggggagaggcctttcacctgctctgagtgtgggaagggattcactgcatcatccaacctgctaacacaccggcgagttcacaccggggagaggccattcacctgctctgagtgtgggaagggattcactgcatcattcaacctgctgaaacaccaacgtgttcacactggggagagaccgttcacctgctctcagtgtgggaagcgattcactgagcaatccaacctactgaaacaccagcgagttcacactggggagaggccattcacctgctctgagtgtgggaagggattcactcagtcatccaccctgctgacacaccagcgagttcacactggggagaggccgttcacctgctctgagtgtgggaagcgattcactcggtcatcccacctgctgacacaccagcgagttcacaaatga